In one window of Cheilinus undulatus linkage group 23, ASM1832078v1, whole genome shotgun sequence DNA:
- the LOC121505749 gene encoding E3 ubiquitin-protein ligase TRIM39-like isoform X1, producing the protein MYETEEVLKSALHLKQIHTEMSAACLFSEEQFQCSICLDVFTDPVSIPCGHNFCTICITRHWDVNEPCECPLCKEGFEKRPQLRVNTLMSDMAAQFRRSTVKKSRSSSIRRSSSSEEVLCGVCTETKVKALKSCLMCLNSYCETHLEVHQKVIGKTKHDLIDPVGNLEERMCENHHRPLEMFCKQDQTCVCLSCTESSHKFHRIVPLVEQYEEKKAELRETEAEIHKMIEERRLKIQTLKDSVRLSREDADREKSDSIAIFTALIQSVEEGLAQLLDFIEEKQKKTEERAEGFIKELEDEISKLRKRGSDVEQLLHTEDHLQFLETLPTLSPALPTKDWTHVQVHSSFEGTVRRAVAELEVRISEEVEKQCKSELERVQQYAVDITLDPNTANSSLILSNNGKRVHHGKPQNVPDNPERFSMNVCVFSKQGFSTGKFYFEVLVKGKTKWELGVALGSINRKEAISPNRQTGPWIVILRNGCDYKAVGVVLSLKSKPEKVGVFVDYEEGLVSFYDVNTATLIYSFFGCNFTEKIFPIFGPCVDINGENSAPLVITPVGQMD; encoded by the exons ATGTATGAAACAGAAGAGGTCTTAAAATCAGCTCTTCACCTGAAGCAAATACACACGG AAATGTCTGCTGCTTGTCTCTTCTCTGAGGAGCAGTTCCAGTGCTCCATCTGTCTAGATGTGTTCACTGATCCAGTCTCCATACCATGCGGACACAACTTCTGCACAATCTGCATTACACGTCACTGGGATGTTAATGAGCCATGTGAGTGTCCGTTGTGTAAAGAAGGCTTTGAAAAGCGTCCTCAGCTGCGAGTCAACACGCTCATGTCAGATATGGCCGCTCAGTTCAGACGATCAACTGTGAAGAAAAGCCGCAGCAGCTCCATACGGAGAAGTTCCTCCTCTGAAGAGGTTCTGTGTGGCGTCTGTACTGAAACCAAAGTGAAGGCACTGAAGTCCTGCCTGATGTGCCTGAACTCCTACTGTGAGACTCACCTGGAGGTTCATCAGAAGGTCATCGGAAAGACAAAACATGACCTGATCGATCCTGTGGGAAACCTGGAGGAGAGGATGTGCGAGAACCATCACAGACCTCTGGAGATGTTCTGTAAGCAAGATCAGACTTGTGTTTGTCTCAGCtgcactgaatccagtcacaaGTTTCATCGTATCGTCCCCTTGGTGGAACAATATGAAGAGAAGAAGGCTGaactgagagagacagaggctGAAATTCACAAGATGATCGAGGAGAGACGACTGAAGATTCAGACGCTGAAAGATTCAGTGAGGCTTAGCAGAGAAGATGCAGACCGAGAGAAATCAGACAGCATTGCCATCTTCACTGCTCTGATCCAGTCTGTTGAGGAAGGTCTGGCTCAGCTCCTTGACTTTAttgaagaaaagcagaaaaaaacagaggagaggGCTGAAGGCTTCATCAAAGAGCTGGAAGATGAAATCTCCAAGTTGAGGAAAAGAGGCAGTGACGTAGAGCAGCTTTTACACACTGAAGACCACCTCCAGTTCCTCGAAACCCTCCCCACTTTAAGCCCTGCTCTTCCCACCAAAGACTGGACACACGTCCAAGTTCACTCATCATTTGAAGGGACTGTAAGGAGAGCTGTGGCCGAGCTGGAGGTGAGAATCAGTGAAGAAGTTGAGAAGCAATGCAAATCTGAGCTAGAGAGGGTCCAGCAATACGCCGTGGACATCACTCTGGATCCTAACACTGCGAATTCATCCCTTATCCTGTCTAACAACGGGAAACGAGTGCATCATGGTAAACCACAGAATGTTCCAGACAACCCAGAGAGGTTCTCtatgaatgtttgtgtgttcagTAAGCAGGGTTTTTCAACAGggaagttttattttgaggttCTGGTGAAAGGTAAGACTAAATGGGAGTTAGGAGTGGCCCTTGGATCAATAAACAGGAAGGAAGCGATCTCACCAAACCGGCAGACAGGCCCCTGGATTGTTATTCTGAGAAATGGATGTGATTACAAAGCTGTCGGCGTTGTCCTTTCTCTAAAGTCGAAGCCTGAGAAGGTGGGGGTGTTTGTTGATTATGAAGAGGGTCTGGTTTCTTTCTATGATGTAAATACAGCGACTCTCATCTACTCCTTCTTTGGCTGTAACTTCACTGAGAAAATTTTCCCTATCTTTGGTCCATGTGTCGATATAAATGGGGAAAACTCTGCTCCTCTGGTCATCACTCCTGTGGGTCAAATGGATTAG
- the LOC121505749 gene encoding E3 ubiquitin-protein ligase TRIM39-like isoform X2, translating to MSAACLFSEEQFQCSICLDVFTDPVSIPCGHNFCTICITRHWDVNEPCECPLCKEGFEKRPQLRVNTLMSDMAAQFRRSTVKKSRSSSIRRSSSSEEVLCGVCTETKVKALKSCLMCLNSYCETHLEVHQKVIGKTKHDLIDPVGNLEERMCENHHRPLEMFCKQDQTCVCLSCTESSHKFHRIVPLVEQYEEKKAELRETEAEIHKMIEERRLKIQTLKDSVRLSREDADREKSDSIAIFTALIQSVEEGLAQLLDFIEEKQKKTEERAEGFIKELEDEISKLRKRGSDVEQLLHTEDHLQFLETLPTLSPALPTKDWTHVQVHSSFEGTVRRAVAELEVRISEEVEKQCKSELERVQQYAVDITLDPNTANSSLILSNNGKRVHHGKPQNVPDNPERFSMNVCVFSKQGFSTGKFYFEVLVKGKTKWELGVALGSINRKEAISPNRQTGPWIVILRNGCDYKAVGVVLSLKSKPEKVGVFVDYEEGLVSFYDVNTATLIYSFFGCNFTEKIFPIFGPCVDINGENSAPLVITPVGQMD from the coding sequence ATGTCTGCTGCTTGTCTCTTCTCTGAGGAGCAGTTCCAGTGCTCCATCTGTCTAGATGTGTTCACTGATCCAGTCTCCATACCATGCGGACACAACTTCTGCACAATCTGCATTACACGTCACTGGGATGTTAATGAGCCATGTGAGTGTCCGTTGTGTAAAGAAGGCTTTGAAAAGCGTCCTCAGCTGCGAGTCAACACGCTCATGTCAGATATGGCCGCTCAGTTCAGACGATCAACTGTGAAGAAAAGCCGCAGCAGCTCCATACGGAGAAGTTCCTCCTCTGAAGAGGTTCTGTGTGGCGTCTGTACTGAAACCAAAGTGAAGGCACTGAAGTCCTGCCTGATGTGCCTGAACTCCTACTGTGAGACTCACCTGGAGGTTCATCAGAAGGTCATCGGAAAGACAAAACATGACCTGATCGATCCTGTGGGAAACCTGGAGGAGAGGATGTGCGAGAACCATCACAGACCTCTGGAGATGTTCTGTAAGCAAGATCAGACTTGTGTTTGTCTCAGCtgcactgaatccagtcacaaGTTTCATCGTATCGTCCCCTTGGTGGAACAATATGAAGAGAAGAAGGCTGaactgagagagacagaggctGAAATTCACAAGATGATCGAGGAGAGACGACTGAAGATTCAGACGCTGAAAGATTCAGTGAGGCTTAGCAGAGAAGATGCAGACCGAGAGAAATCAGACAGCATTGCCATCTTCACTGCTCTGATCCAGTCTGTTGAGGAAGGTCTGGCTCAGCTCCTTGACTTTAttgaagaaaagcagaaaaaaacagaggagaggGCTGAAGGCTTCATCAAAGAGCTGGAAGATGAAATCTCCAAGTTGAGGAAAAGAGGCAGTGACGTAGAGCAGCTTTTACACACTGAAGACCACCTCCAGTTCCTCGAAACCCTCCCCACTTTAAGCCCTGCTCTTCCCACCAAAGACTGGACACACGTCCAAGTTCACTCATCATTTGAAGGGACTGTAAGGAGAGCTGTGGCCGAGCTGGAGGTGAGAATCAGTGAAGAAGTTGAGAAGCAATGCAAATCTGAGCTAGAGAGGGTCCAGCAATACGCCGTGGACATCACTCTGGATCCTAACACTGCGAATTCATCCCTTATCCTGTCTAACAACGGGAAACGAGTGCATCATGGTAAACCACAGAATGTTCCAGACAACCCAGAGAGGTTCTCtatgaatgtttgtgtgttcagTAAGCAGGGTTTTTCAACAGggaagttttattttgaggttCTGGTGAAAGGTAAGACTAAATGGGAGTTAGGAGTGGCCCTTGGATCAATAAACAGGAAGGAAGCGATCTCACCAAACCGGCAGACAGGCCCCTGGATTGTTATTCTGAGAAATGGATGTGATTACAAAGCTGTCGGCGTTGTCCTTTCTCTAAAGTCGAAGCCTGAGAAGGTGGGGGTGTTTGTTGATTATGAAGAGGGTCTGGTTTCTTTCTATGATGTAAATACAGCGACTCTCATCTACTCCTTCTTTGGCTGTAACTTCACTGAGAAAATTTTCCCTATCTTTGGTCCATGTGTCGATATAAATGGGGAAAACTCTGCTCCTCTGGTCATCACTCCTGTGGGTCAAATGGATTAG
- the LOC121505699 gene encoding E3 ubiquitin-protein ligase TRIM39-like has translation MSATSCLFSEEQFLCSICLDVFTDPVSIPCGHNFCKQCITHHWDVNEPSQCPLCAKVYKRRPELHVNTFIAEMAAQFRQSTVKKTSRVFVQRSSSSVAVLCDVCTDTKVKALKSCLMCLTSYCETHLEPHHRIPGLKRHELIDPVENLEERMCRSHGRPLEMFCKTDQMCVCQFCTESNHKQHVFVQMIDEYTLKKDKLVKLDAEIQKNIRERRLKIEQMRQAVKLSRDDADRETAASMDVFTALIHSVEKGLAMLLDVIEKKHKKIEEEAEGFIKKLEDEISVLMKRSAEVQQLSCTEDHLQFLQNFSFLNITAPVNKWSYVRVHSSYEGTIARALAQLEKTLSEMMLEMRANVDLKRVQHYAVDVTLDPETASSYLILSDDLKQVKSAVTPQDLPDNPLRFSFCNGVLGKQSFSTGRFYYEVQVGEKTDWDLGVAAESADRKGKIRLSPKNGFWTVWLRNGKEYKALAGPGVPLSLKAKPQKVGVFVDYEEGLVSFYDVEAAVLIHSFTYCNFTEKLYPYFSPCTVSSGSNTAPLILLPLTTRGTD, from the coding sequence ATGTCTGCCACCAGCTGTCTCTTCTCTGAGGAGCAGTTTCTCTGCTCCATCTGTCTGGATGTGTTCACTGATCCAGTCTCCATCCCATGTGGACACAACTTCTGCAAGCAATGCATCACACACCACTGGGATGTAAACGAGCCAAGTCAGTGCCCGCTGTGTGCAAAGGTTTATAAAAGAAGACCTGAGCTTCATGTTAACACTTTCATAGCGGAGATGGCTGCTCAGTTTCGGCAATCAACTGTAAAGAAAACCAGCAGAGTCTTCGTCCAAAGAAGTTCCTCTTCTGTAGCTGTTCTGTGTGACGTCTGCACCGACACCAAAGTGAAGGCGCTGAAGTCCTGCCTGATGTGCCTGACCTCCTACTGTGAGACTCACCTGGAGCCTCATCACAGAATCCCCGGGCTAAAGAGACATGAGCTGATCGATCCTGTGGAGAACCTGGAGGAGAGGATGTGTCGAAGTCATGGCCGACCTCTGGAGATGTTCTGCAAGACGGATCAGATGTGCGTGTGTCAGTTCTGCACCGAATCCAATCACAAGCAGCACGTCTTTGTCCAGATGATAGATGAATACACgctgaaaaaagacaaactggtgAAGTTAGATGCTGAAATTCAGAAGAATATCCGAGAGAGACGACTGAAGATTGAGCAGATGAGACAGGCGGTGAAGCTCAGCAGGGacgatgcagacagagagacagcagCCAGCATGGATGTCTTCACGGCTCTGATCCATAGTGTTGAGAAAGGCCTGGCTATGCTTCTCGATGTCATTgaaaagaagcacaaaaaaatagaagaagagGCTGAAGGCTTCATCAAAAAGCTGGAAGATGAAATCTCAGTGCTGATGAAGAGAAGTGCTGAAGTGCAGCAGCTCTCATGCACTGAAGACCACCTCCAGTTCCTCCAAAACTTCTCATTCTTGAACATCACAGCGCCCGTCAACAAATGGTCATACGTCCGCGTTCACTCATCTTATGAAGGGACTATAGCAAGAGCTTTGGCCCAGCTGGAGAAGACGCTCAGTGAAATGATGCTGGAGATGCGTGCCAATGTGGATCTGAAGAGAGTCCAGCACTACGCTGTGGATGTCACTCTCGATCCTGAAACAGCAAGTTCCTATCTCATCCTGTCTGACGATCTGAAACAAGTCAAATCAGCTGTAACACCGCAGGATCTCCCTGACAACCCGCTGAGATTCTCCTTTTGTAACGGTGTTTTGGGAAAGCAGAGTTTCTCCACTGGAAGATTTTATTATGAAGTCCAGGTTGGAGAGAAGACTGACTGGGATTTAGGAGTGGCAGCTGAATCGGCAGACAGGAAGGGGAAAATACGACTGTCTCCTAAAAACGGCTTTTGGACCGTGTGGTTGAGGAATGGGAAAGAGTACAAAGCTCTTGCTGGTCCTGGCGTCCCTCTCTCCCTGAAGGCAAAGCCTCAGAAGGTGGGGGTGTTTGTGGATTACGAAGAGGGTCTGGTCTCATTTTATGACGTGGAAGCAGCAGTTCTGATCCACTCTTTCACCTACTGTAACTTTACTGAGAAACTTTACCCCTACTTCAGCCCGTGTACTGTTAGTAGTGGCAGTAACACTGCCCCCCTCATCCTCCTTCCTCTGACCACAAGAGGAACTGATTAA